Within the Epinephelus lanceolatus isolate andai-2023 chromosome 9, ASM4190304v1, whole genome shotgun sequence genome, the region GACCTGCCCCCAGACTGATCAGCTGTCAGTGGTCTGAACCAGCTAGCTCTCATTCTGGTTACCAGAGTGCATCTAATCTCTGACTGGTGGCCACAGTACTGATATTTCTGGGGAATTGCCGACATCCCACTCAAGCAAGAAATTTGCCAATTAGAAGTGTTGTTTTGTGGGATGTGGGTTTTCATCTAATGGCCTTGAATGGAgagcaaacatttttttaatagccTTCCAGTGGAGAGGAAACGCCGGCAGATGTTTACACAGATGCCCACACTCCTCAAATACTTTCtctcagtgtgaatgtgttcCTCAAAAGCACACAGTTGCAGgcgtacaaaacaaaaaaaacacacatttctatGAAAGCTTTTGCCTGTGTTGGTTGTTATTACCAGCAGCTGATATAACTGTCCACCAACACTTTGATATAACCGCTCCTTGACCTCCTTCATGGCAGGTACAACCCAGACATGGACAGCTGGAGTACAGATGTAGCACCCTTGAGCAGCCCCCGCAGCGGAGTGTGTCTGGTGGCGATGGACGGATACCTGTATGCTATTGGAGGACATGACGGCATTACTGCCATAAATACTGTGGAGAGGTACTGTTGCATGAGCGCTACAGAAGGTCAATATCTTACCTTAAACTGTGAATCCTCTTAATGCATTCTGTAAAGGCTATGTTTAAGACATCTCCACGATATTAAGGGATACTATCTATTACTTTCCACGTAAAATCCTCCACTCAAAAGGTTTCTTGGTTTTtgcaaagaaaacattttgaaagcacattttaatttgtctCTGTGAGACAAAACGAGGCTGTGTCTTACATATATCATAGaatgaaagtaataatgattttaatgacCTGACATCTCACATTACTTTGAGAGCAATCTGAAGTGGCTGACTCAGAGGAAGGAACAAAGACATGATTCATCTGAgttatgcaaaaacacaaatgactgACGGACCATTTGTTAAATTGGTCTTGCCAACCTTTGTGTCGTTGTTCCAGGTATGACCCGAAAATGAACACATGGAGCAAGCAGACAGCCATGCCGACCAGGCGCACCGGAGCTGTGGCTGCTGTGCTGGAGGGTTACTTGTATGTGATCGGGGGGAATGATGACGATATGGCTCTGAACACAGGTGAGTGATGAGGTTGCAAATGAAAGAGCGTCATTGACATTGAACGTCGGTCAGTCACAAATTGTCACAGTTTTTCAGTCTACAATGATAGAAAGCAGAAGAATCCAGCATATCCTTACATTTGAGACGCTGGCACCAACAAATACCTGTTGTTATTGCTTTAATAAATgacttaaagctggggtaggtaGTTTAATTTTGGCGTCATTGGGCAAAAAACCCAGAGCACACTTTGAGTATATTGTCATTTAAGtggtctgagaaaaaaatagacttctgcacctctgcttggctctgtttttagcctttagagctgtgatgggagactttggccaaacACAGGCCATTTTCAGAGagagcagctgtcaatcatgtcaattgttactcatgaactgcagtcaaactgtcagcGCTGTGTAGTGCCAacgctgatcaaatatggatcaagattctgttactccATTGCTTATTTCTCgcttcaaatgttttcagaaaattTTTTAGTGTATgcctgaggccatggttctctgccagaaaatggTGAATTGTCCCCTCCGGGTTGGGAGTGAGTGACTGTGTCTTGTTCACCATTGAGGATAGAATGGAGTGTGAAATGGATTGGCGGTTTGGCacagcgtctgcagtgatgcgggcgctgtgccAAACTGTCGTGGTAAAGAGGGGCTGAGCCAgagggcaaagcttttgatttactggtccatctatgtcccaaccctcacctatggtcatgagctctggataGTAACCGAAAGAATGAGGGTGGCTGGGCTCGGCCTtggagatagggtaaggagctcgaaCATCCAGAGGGAGTTGGGAGTAGATCAGATGCTTCTTTGCATCGAAAGAGTCAGTTGAGgtagttcgggcatctgatcaggatcctcctgggcacctcccgttggaggtgttacaggcacatcccactggtaggaggctccagggtagacccagaacacgctggagggattacatatctcatcagcctcctgctgcccccacgatcCGACTtcggataagtggttgaaaaagGACGGATGGATATTTTAGTGTATTGTTTAGCTGTACAATGTGGAAGTTTGTGACCCAGTCGCCATGATGGACACAGTCAAGCCCAAACAAAGCCCACCAACCAAAGCAAATATTCTCATTTTaaagctaaacagtgcactaaaatgtttctgaaaacatatgAGGTAAAAAAGAGCCAATGGGGTGACAGAATCgttatttatatttgatcaaagttcacgagcagtgactgacatgactgacagctctgACTCCTCTGCTTTGATTGGTTGTctttgcaaatgccattaggagctCTATGAAGAGGTAGAGGAGAATTATCTTTATCACAGATTATCTGCCTCATGTACTATTGTCAGGATAGTGacagtaacataaaaaataacCTTTTGTCATGTTGGCTAAAAAAGTtacctactgtagctttaaaggaTTAATTAATTCTCTGAAATAAAAGTGATTAATTTTTCTCCTGTTTACtaattgattaactgattaatagTTTAAGCACTTCTTTAAATTCCCAGTGGAAAACtctattaaaaatgtaattaaaccaCCTCTTTTTAAATTATCTGCCAGTTTTCATGTCATAATGTGACTTGTTACCGCCGGCACAAATCATACAAAGTAGCACAACTTTCAAAACAACCCGAAAGACATGGTACtgatcatttatttatgtgGGAATGTTACTGTGCAAATATTCAACTAGAATAGTTGCTTTAAGGCATTTCTGTAAATTGACTCTTTCCCAATGCTATTTGATATAAATCTCAGCTTTCTTTGACAGCTTTTTGATGTGTGGCAGGACTTAGGTCACACATGATGACTGGCCTGACCTTTATTTTTCGGCGAGTCACCTAatttgcattcacacacacacacacacacacacacacacacacacacacacacacacacacattctttagCCCCCTGACCTTGCTAAAGATAAACAAGGGTTATGTTGTGCTGCCACTTGCTACCGACTATTTCAGTCTGTGAGAAATGTACGTCAGTGAAATTCCCACAACCTTTATGTGGTTCCCATCAAGTTTACGGTCATGGTAAATGTTTgaaaattacattattattttgttttaaataggCTTTAGTTGGAAAATAAATCGAAAATATATTCACATAATTGGTATCTTGCTTTCTGGGAGACATTTTAGGCTTTTTATGTGCATCTAGAATTGCAGCAGTTCAATGTGGCCTTAGAcacttttatatataaatataaacactacCTGTCTGTAAAGTAGTGTTACTCATgcagttgtttattttatggTACATTTGGCCTTGTTTGACTCCTGCTATCCTCTAAATGTCCCCCAGTGGAGCGATACAACCCTGTAGACGGTACCTGGTCGATATGCGCCCACATGCTGAGTCCCAGGGAGAACGCCGGCTGCACCGTTTACCTGGGACACATCTATGTGGCCGGGGGCAAAGACGAGCTCAACTTGAAGCTCTGCAGTGCTGAGAGGTTTGACCCGGACACTATGAGGTGGACTCCTGTCAAACGTATGAGGAGCAAGAGGGATGATGTGAGTAATGGATCACTCAGGCACATCAGATATCAGGCCTCCCTCCTGATTCAAAGTctggtttatttttacattcaaaTGATAAgcaaagagaggatggagagaagTAAAACGACTTACATGACAGAGGGAGGAACACGGTTTTCTTTCACAGATTACCCAAAATATTTCAGCAGAGGTTTAAGGTCTCACTACTATTTTTGGATCCTAcagtcagtttttgttttgtttttaaaaagactcctctacacacacacacacacacacacacacacacactacacacagtttcaacatcacaaaacacacttcattcaaagtcaacagaaacaaaataaaactcacaaaagccattttgctttgtcttttcactgtttgaacaatcaccaactctggtttggttaaacAAATCCTTAATTCATGCAGTAAGGTGTGAAAATACACTGCCTCTACATGTGctaaaataactgtttatttaaagggagtctggtgggtttggcaataaTATTTattgggctgtttctggttaaacaaaaagcacctgctctttaacaaaaaggtctgtctctgtagggaggCTTTCCATAATACTGTCAGACATCCATAATAACAATATGAGCCTGTTagtagcaaaaacaagcacttttagtggatgtaaattgacggtgcCAAATGTCCATAAGTTGGTAtaccctcctgagacccaaacttttatttggtatgtattttttatttctcttagctatttgggattagtAGGACCCAATAAGTATAAAATAACTAAACATTCAATGATAaataagtcccaatgtcctcacgagatgataataaagtgcCATTGTCTTCGAGTGCTTCCTaataacagtgtcttagcttgttactgttgctagaaTTGGTCAAATTttttgccatatcaaactacaaacattattaaccatacatttttacatggattactgtattgtgctcttactaacactagatggcacaaaaagtgtccacgaataaggacaacaggtctgagttaagaagaatgaagtataaggtcaagtaagtCCAAAATGTGTTgccctcatatgaggacacagggtctggGGAGgatattgcagcctgtttcgccgcTGCTAGCTCACTTGATACTGggacaatttaaaaaattgttgttcccatcagtTTCCTTGATACAAAAAACATAGGAAAGTAGGattcaggttgaaaaataccaacatTACCCCTCAAGGAATTGCCAaattattacaattcatcctaaGGCGGACCTAAATGTCGGTAACAAATTTCATTGCAATCCATACAGTTGTTGTCAAGACATTTTACTCAACACTGACTTGCTAGTGGCACCAGATGTAAAGTCAAGGGATCAccaaaatttcatggcagtcaATCCAATAGTTGTTTAGATctttcagtctgaaccaaaaTGGTGGACTGACCGACCAACAATACTATCTATAAAACCATGCCGCTATCAAGTCTAATAGATGTCTACTAAACTATTATATGCATGCTGTGAATGGCTGGTTTGATATATTGAAAAGAAAAGGTCAAAATAACAAGTTCagtttatttcatatttcattcATCTCATTTGTGAGTGTAATGGCATATAACAGTTTCATATTCACTCTTGTGTATTGTGCCTCAGATGTCCCTTGTAGTCTTCAACGGTGCCTTGCTGGCTGTGGGAGGCTCTGACGGTGTCACCAATCTGAAAACAATAGAGGCTTACTGTCATGAAACTAACACATggaggtaagaggaaaaacaacgCCGTGACATCTTTGTTCTCAGTGCTGTGGCGTTTTTAAACTTGGCTGCCATGAGATTACTCATCTTTCAAAGAATGCCCTGAgctctaaaatattttttttttgtttgttaatgcAAGATGCATAAAAGCCACGCAACACACTAAGGATGCAGGGATAACCAAGACTTAATACAGTAGCAGAAAAcatagaatattttgtgtttatctgaATTTAAAGTCAATATTTTAGCAATAGGATCTACTTTGTTTTTAGGAGTTAACTAAGAAGGAGTGAGCTGGATAACTTAAAGTAATGTATGTATCATCTGATCCCACATTTGTGAGGAATAAAATTATTTACATTTGCACTCAGTGTGAAATCACACAGGCATAGTGTGGTGCAGACTATAAAAGGAGAGCAAATATTGACTCCAACTGTTCAAAGTCAGGTGAGACATTTACTAAAAAGTGACGATGAataaggaaaaagagaaaaacctTATCATCCAAAGTAATTACTTCTATTCATTAACATTTCTATGTAACATTATGTTAATTAATGTTACAGATAATCTTGCCATTTGGGTACAGTTGTCAAATGAATTTCAAGCTAAGGACAAAAATACTTTACATCAAGAAAGTCTGCTGCTTACAGCCAGACAAATACTCACAGTCACTTTGTGATTCATGCACCAGGCTCATGTAAGGCTCCTATATCTTATATATGCCTCCAGGCTGCTTACAGAATCTGAGTACTTCAATGTCTGAGTCTGACTGTTTCCCTCTCCATCTGTTTTTAGACACTTTGGAAGCATGAAGAGCAAGCATCCAGGAGGCAGAGTGGCTGTGCTGTGCTGAGCCTCGACAATGCTTGTATTATATGAACAGGACAGAGGTGTTAGAGAGAAATAGCCTAATGGATGTACGCCAGGCTCTGGGACACATTGTGATAGGCTTCAAGTAAGGCAGCATAATGACTGAATAATTGAAGAGTTCACTCCAAAatgagacatcgctgcattagTCAAAGCTGGCAGGGGCTGTtatacaaaatgactacgagCATTAAATTAAAGCACATTATAGGCTACCAGGTTACCATTAAAGTTATGGGTCTTTTTATGTCTCTAGATTACAAAACACAGCTCTTTCATAGAGATGAATCAGCGGCAAATAAATTTCAggttggatttttttcccccacaaaaAACAGATAAGTAAAATATTTGAATTTAGATTTAACAACTGGATTTGGTACTATCATAAAAATGGCCCAGCCAGTACTGGATGTTTTATACACTGGCCTCACATATCCGTCTAGATCTTAATCATGATACTCTAGCAGACAAAGTAGTAGGCTTGGGTAGTATCTCATTTTTCATAGCCTCATACCTTCCTGACATGTCACCTGGGTATATGGTATATGACGGTAATTGACCAtgtgctaagtcccgcccctcaaacgcagactggccaatcgtAGCATAGCATCAGCACACTCCAACgcgggtccgacaacaacacagctgtgttccattgactctaatgcagttgtttcagatttccttaattttcaggctggttttgtggatttccaGCTAAATTTTGTGCCTGGGTCACAAGTAATAATGACACTTGTTATCCGGAGGATTACATGTTTTTTCCCCAATATCAAAGCCTGAAAAATATAgggctaactagctagctactgaagatatagcctaatGAATGTATACAcgtgctgcttttgcttttaaatgataataacacTGAAAAAAGACCGACCTTGAGAAAcgttgctgatattcaaccagctgtgtgtcatcgtagtgtgtgcagatgaatgccGCTTAGCTACCCCTGAAGCTCCCTGCCTGTTCAGTGACATAGGTCTAGCAGCCGAGGTCCgagtgctggcagcagcacaggggGAAGGCAAACATTGTTCATGTgaacactgtgatgtcacacacctggttgaatatcagcaatgTTTCCCTTTAATTCCATCAACTTCTGTCTCGATCGTCAGgagatgtggtggttcacttttacactgtcatCTGTATgttcagctttagcttctaactatctttatctttttaacCTGAGTGAGTCGGACATGCTGAATATATccctcaaacacagactgtagccCCCTCTGTTTGATtctctctgaaaaaaaaagtaaaggttGAGCTACTGGGGATAAAAGTCACTGTAGCATGTATGTTATTGTGTAGCCTACAATGCTGTGTTTCTAATACGTAATTAGCTTACTTAGATTACACAAATATCGCTGGGtttaaatatttacagtatgACCCATAAAATATATTGAATAAATGGAAGGaagtaaaaaaaggaaatagGTGCCCTTCTCGCTGGAGTATCCAATGACATTTGTCACTGCGGCAGATACTGAACAGAGATGGTGTATTGAATCAAATCATGTGGCTAATTGTAGTAATGCTCCCAAACAGGGGCAGGGGCCATTTTTTTTACTGGTCCTGTAATGTTATCCCCACTGCTCGCAGTATCCAGTCTGCTTattccaccagtagagactgacctctggtggtgcgtgctgtgcactacatcgcttcaatacagcatctctgtatcagtttaatagaaagaggaacatctgtatttttgatggtattgaaaatcataTTTTCAGGACTTCTAAATATCCTGGTACACTGTAATACGTTGATGCAGCCCAAGCCTAACAAGTATCACTTGTAAATATTGTGATTTGTGTGCTGTTTAATTATTTATGACAGAGTAATGAAAATGAGCCAAAGAGCTGGAGGTAAACATGGAAATAATGCAGGTGTTCGAATGTGCAGGATTTGTAAGTGGCAAAATAATCTTTGTGTACTACCTTATGCTGAAAATAGTAATTTTAACCTTGATGTATTATACAAGGATTTACAAGGATATACAAGGTTTTGAGAATGAGAAACTCAGGTGGCTGCTGGAAGTGAAGAAATTGTACTGAATGTTTTTAGAGTTGTTccaataccaataccaataccagtattgGAAAATGCCTCTGATACTGCCTAACATGATGGATCATTGGCCCCTGTGTGAGTCTATGCACTGATCCAATAACACATAGtttattaacacattttaaattagTTTCACACCCGGGTGAAGCGGTAATTTACCCATAAATCTATTCCTCTTCGCTGCTCTGAAGCAGTAGCCCTCACAGCAAGTTGTATTGTGCAGCCACTGTTTTAGAGCAGCCAAGAATAATTGATTTCCAGTAAATAGTGTAACCTTAGGCGTTAGCCAAATGTCCAGTTAAATACGTTCTATAACATTCATTATCCACGTTTTTCCATGGTTTGCAAAATAGGTTAACTTCAGTCATGCCTGACAACAATGGTTGCAATCATTTAATTTCCATCCAGGGTTACTAGTAtacagcttttatttatttattttaatgtcatcGTATTGGATTGGTGTCAGGCAATGGACATGTTCAGGTATGGAAAAAATGGTATTGGAACATCCCTAATTGGTAATATGTCCTGGTAACAAGGCATGATCATGGTGTAATGATGTGTTTTACATGTTAAAAGTGTATCTGAATTGCTGTTGTTCATCATCATATCACTACATTTTGTATCAGCATCTGTAAATATCTGTAATGCCATCATATTTCAATCACCCCTTTAGCACTGACTGTAAACAAATTACTCCATCGTGTTTCATCATTTAGCCCAAGAGGCACGGCAACCAcagactg harbors:
- the LOC117252775 gene encoding uncharacterized protein LOC117252775 isoform X2; the encoded protein is MLIKDCKEGSPRHRRHMSSPLSLHKQLSKLPPKDVFNDMMFVVGGWTQDDPSCLVEQFCPEYNEWRTAARMVNSRGKVAVGTLDGKIYTVGGEDNIRCYSSVERYNPDMDSWSTDVAPLSSPRSGVCLVAMDGYLYAIGGHDGITAINTVERYDPKMNTWSKQTAMPTRRTGAVAAVLEGYLYVIGGNDDDMALNTVERYNPVDGTWSICAHMLSPRENAGCTVYLGHIYVAGGKDELNLKLCSAERFDPDTMRWTPVKRMRSKRDDMSLVVFNGALLAVGGSDGVTNLKTIEAYCHETNTWRHFGSMKSKHPGGRVAVLC
- the LOC117252775 gene encoding uncharacterized protein LOC117252775 isoform X1, whose protein sequence is MGVYNEQGAALQEPEHRHMLIKDCKEGSPRHRRHMSSPLSLHKQLSKLPPKDVFNDMMFVVGGWTQDDPSCLVEQFCPEYNEWRTAARMVNSRGKVAVGTLDGKIYTVGGEDNIRCYSSVERYNPDMDSWSTDVAPLSSPRSGVCLVAMDGYLYAIGGHDGITAINTVERYDPKMNTWSKQTAMPTRRTGAVAAVLEGYLYVIGGNDDDMALNTVERYNPVDGTWSICAHMLSPRENAGCTVYLGHIYVAGGKDELNLKLCSAERFDPDTMRWTPVKRMRSKRDDMSLVVFNGALLAVGGSDGVTNLKTIEAYCHETNTWRHFGSMKSKHPGGRVAVLC